Proteins encoded together in one Deltaproteobacteria bacterium window:
- the proB gene encoding glutamate 5-kinase — MNPMTQYRKIVTQARRVVLKVGSGVLTRDNGLDLKLIRSLADDISHCRQENREIILVSSGAIASGLKKVGLTEKPRTVQQKQACAAIGQASLIMAYENSLNRYGHKVAQILLTFDDLSNRRRYLNARNTLTTLLEWDIIPIINENDTVAVDEIKFGDNDTLSSLITTLVEADLLVNLTDIDGLFDRDPRQDPKARFIPLVKTIGPKIEALAGSIPGAMGMGGMYAKVIAAKRVAKTGVPTVIANGKKKGILKRILAGEAEGTLFLPRPKRLERRKHWIAYTARVRGRIVVDDGAKKALLKHGKSLLPSGITRIKDQFSLGDSVEVVDRRGRPVAVGLTNYSSGELNQILGCQTDEIEGRLGYKHSDEIIHRNNMVVGKDLLA, encoded by the coding sequence ATGAACCCTATGACCCAGTATCGGAAAATCGTCACTCAAGCTCGCCGGGTGGTGCTTAAGGTCGGCAGCGGCGTCCTGACGCGGGACAACGGCCTGGACCTGAAGCTGATTCGCAGTCTGGCCGACGATATCTCACACTGCAGACAAGAAAATCGAGAGATCATCCTGGTCTCTTCCGGCGCCATCGCTTCCGGTCTGAAGAAGGTCGGGCTGACCGAAAAACCTCGAACCGTGCAGCAGAAACAGGCCTGCGCCGCAATCGGACAGGCCAGCCTGATTATGGCCTATGAAAATTCACTTAACCGGTATGGTCATAAGGTGGCGCAGATCCTCCTGACTTTTGACGACCTTTCCAATCGCCGACGATATCTCAACGCCCGCAATACCTTGACCACCTTGCTCGAATGGGACATAATTCCTATTATCAATGAGAATGACACCGTGGCGGTGGACGAAATCAAGTTCGGCGATAATGACACCCTTTCAAGTCTGATCACCACCCTGGTTGAGGCGGATCTGCTGGTCAACCTGACCGACATTGACGGTCTCTTCGATCGCGACCCCCGGCAGGACCCCAAGGCCCGGTTCATCCCCCTGGTCAAGACCATTGGGCCTAAAATCGAGGCCCTGGCAGGTTCAATCCCCGGGGCCATGGGAATGGGAGGCATGTACGCCAAAGTCATAGCCGCCAAGCGGGTGGCCAAAACAGGCGTCCCGACCGTCATCGCCAATGGTAAAAAGAAAGGAATACTCAAGCGCATCCTGGCCGGAGAAGCCGAAGGGACCCTTTTCCTGCCTCGCCCGAAGCGCCTGGAACGGCGCAAGCACTGGATCGCATACACGGCCAGAGTCCGGGGGCGGATTGTGGTTGACGATGGCGCAAAAAAGGCCCTGCTCAAGCACGGTAAAAGTCTTCTGCCTTCAGGAATAACCCGAATTAAAGATCAATTCAGCCTGGGTGACTCCGTGGAGGTTGTGGACCGGCGAGGCCGGCCGGTGGCCGTGGGCCTGACCAATTACTCCTCTGGGGAACTCAACCAGATCCTCGGCTGCCAGACCGATGAGATCGAAGGCCGCCTGGGATATAAACATTCTGATGAGATCATTCACCGGAATAACATGGTGGTAGGCAAGGATTTGCTGGCATAA
- a CDS encoding nicotinate-nucleotide adenylyltransferase produces MASSTIRLGLIGGTFNPIHFGHLRAAEEIAGMMKLDEVLFIPAALPPHKDPLPVIEFTHRYKMIQAVVADRPGFSVSDMEAKREGPSYTVDSLRQLHREWGDRLDPYFIMGQEAFMEITIWREYQRLFDLAHMVVISRPEYAPDEVGRLLKEKVSPHFIWNPELKAFACLEKRHVYYRDVTRLDISSTDIRARLARGESIRYLVPDQVREYIETNGLYQEEATARTGQTT; encoded by the coding sequence ATGGCCTCTTCCACGATCAGGCTAGGTCTTATCGGCGGGACCTTCAACCCCATCCACTTCGGTCACCTCAGGGCCGCCGAAGAGATCGCCGGGATGATGAAACTGGATGAGGTGCTTTTCATTCCGGCAGCCCTGCCGCCTCACAAGGACCCTTTACCGGTAATTGAATTTACACACCGCTATAAGATGATCCAGGCCGTGGTTGCGGACCGGCCGGGGTTCTCTGTCTCGGACATGGAAGCCAAACGGGAAGGCCCCTCCTACACTGTTGACTCTCTGCGCCAGCTTCACCGGGAGTGGGGTGACCGGCTGGACCCCTATTTTATTATGGGCCAGGAGGCCTTCATGGAAATAACCATCTGGAGGGAGTACCAAAGGCTCTTTGACCTGGCTCATATGGTCGTTATCAGCCGACCTGAATACGCTCCCGATGAGGTCGGCCGGTTACTCAAGGAGAAGGTCTCCCCGCATTTTATCTGGAATCCCGAACTTAAAGCTTTTGCCTGCCTTGAGAAACGGCACGTCTATTATCGGGACGTCACCCGGCTTGATATTTCTTCGACCGATATTCGGGCGCGGCTGGCCCGGGGGGAATCCATCCGCTACCTGGTTCCAGACCAGGTACGGGAATATATTGAAACCAACGGACTCTACCAGGAGGAGGCGACAGCCAGAACAGGACAAACGACGTGA
- a CDS encoding nitronate monooxygenase, with protein sequence MIKSRLCDLIGIKYPIIQAGMGPFSNNNLCVAAANAGVLGLLSTSGLFNKKDQPWVYNAFCDSGEADRDDDMGTALGKVLKRTYRLVKDKGGVFGPNVMVSAELKMQANVMIETAIKVREENPDMKNNLKVMYTSAGDPMGWGDKIKGAGFTWIHIVPSAKTALRCKKAGVDVVVASGHEGGFHTHWEPLHSMVLLPAVVEAVSDEKTLVLGGGGFSDGKTLVAALALGADGVLMGTRFLATQESDFHPIWKEAVVEAGDRGTLVARGFVGPARWLRNSRSEEHAKNTLQKSPGVFLGTPDDYSNVDMSLIDFEIESIKATYEGNKEKALMAGGEVAQRINNMPTVEDMVQSIMKEAEEVLANLPKKFLG encoded by the coding sequence AGACTGTGTGATCTGATCGGGATCAAATATCCCATCATCCAAGCGGGCATGGGCCCTTTTAGCAATAACAATCTTTGTGTTGCCGCAGCCAATGCAGGCGTGCTTGGACTGCTTTCCACCAGCGGTCTTTTCAACAAAAAAGACCAGCCTTGGGTCTATAACGCGTTTTGCGACAGCGGCGAGGCGGACCGGGACGACGATATGGGTACGGCGCTCGGAAAGGTCCTGAAGCGCACCTATCGTCTGGTCAAGGACAAGGGTGGCGTCTTCGGTCCTAACGTCATGGTGTCGGCGGAACTCAAAATGCAGGCAAATGTCATGATTGAAACAGCCATAAAGGTGCGGGAGGAAAATCCTGACATGAAAAACAACCTCAAGGTGATGTATACCTCTGCCGGCGATCCGATGGGTTGGGGAGACAAGATCAAAGGGGCCGGGTTCACCTGGATTCACATAGTTCCTTCCGCCAAAACCGCTTTGCGCTGCAAGAAGGCGGGCGTAGATGTGGTCGTGGCCTCAGGCCATGAAGGCGGCTTCCATACGCACTGGGAACCGCTCCACTCCATGGTGCTCCTTCCCGCCGTGGTCGAAGCTGTATCCGATGAGAAAACCCTCGTGCTGGGCGGAGGAGGATTTTCCGATGGCAAGACCCTGGTTGCCGCCCTGGCTTTGGGCGCCGATGGGGTGCTGATGGGAACACGCTTCCTCGCAACACAGGAAAGTGATTTCCACCCGATTTGGAAGGAGGCGGTTGTGGAGGCCGGAGACCGGGGAACCCTTGTAGCCCGTGGTTTTGTCGGACCGGCCCGATGGTTGAGAAACTCCCGGAGCGAGGAGCACGCCAAGAATACCCTTCAAAAGTCGCCCGGCGTTTTCCTGGGCACACCCGATGATTACAGTAATGTTGATATGTCGCTGATCGATTTCGAGATCGAGTCGATCAAAGCTACATATGAGGGCAACAAGGAAAAGGCCCTCATGGCCGGCGGCGAGGTTGCTCAACGAATCAACAACATGCCGACGGTAGAGGACATGGTTCAGAGCATCATGAAAGAAGCGGAAGAAGTTCTGGCAAACCTACCCAAGAAATTTCTTGGATAG
- the obgE gene encoding GTPase ObgE gives MKFIDQAVIQVRSGAGGNGCVSFRREKNVPRGGPNGGDGGRGGHVILLASSQKDTLYRFHLNQHFRAKAGQHGQGKNRHGRNSSDLTIELPIGTTVKDAEIGATLVDMNRSGQRFLVAEGGRGGRGNARFATSTNQAPRYAEPGAPGQELTLFLELSLLADVGLIGLPNVGKSTLLSRLSAARPKIADYPFTTLIPTLGVVPVGDEDTFNMADIPGLIEGAAKGAGLGHRFLRHVQRCSVLLHMLDASRIDTAAPLADYEKLNLELAAFSLELARKKQIVAVNKLDLTDSQQSLKLVQDALPEAEVFGISALKGQALDELKWALLKAVKPQGESEKDEPYDPVSENRHSSSPGGA, from the coding sequence ATGAAGTTTATTGACCAGGCCGTGATCCAGGTCAGATCCGGGGCCGGCGGAAATGGCTGCGTTAGTTTCCGACGGGAAAAAAATGTTCCCCGCGGCGGACCGAACGGCGGTGACGGCGGACGGGGCGGTCACGTCATTCTTCTTGCCTCCTCACAAAAAGACACCCTTTATCGTTTTCACCTGAATCAGCACTTTCGGGCCAAGGCCGGTCAGCATGGTCAGGGGAAAAACCGGCATGGACGGAACAGCTCTGACCTGACCATTGAACTCCCAATCGGAACCACGGTCAAAGACGCTGAAATCGGGGCCACTCTTGTTGATATGAACCGGTCCGGCCAGCGTTTTCTTGTGGCGGAAGGGGGTCGGGGCGGCCGGGGAAACGCTCGTTTCGCCACCTCGACGAACCAGGCCCCCCGCTATGCTGAACCAGGCGCCCCCGGTCAGGAACTGACCCTGTTTCTCGAACTGAGTTTACTGGCTGACGTGGGCCTGATCGGGCTGCCCAACGTGGGCAAGTCAACCCTGCTCTCCCGCCTCTCAGCCGCTCGGCCCAAAATCGCCGATTATCCCTTCACAACACTGATCCCCACCCTGGGGGTGGTTCCGGTCGGGGATGAAGACACCTTTAATATGGCTGACATACCAGGTCTTATAGAGGGGGCGGCCAAAGGCGCGGGTTTGGGCCATCGCTTTCTGAGGCATGTTCAGCGCTGCAGCGTGCTCCTGCATATGCTCGATGCCAGCCGGATTGACACCGCGGCGCCTCTGGCCGACTATGAGAAACTCAACCTCGAACTGGCTGCGTTCTCGCTGGAGCTGGCCCGCAAAAAGCAGATCGTGGCGGTCAATAAACTAGATTTGACCGACAGCCAACAAAGCCTTAAACTGGTTCAGGACGCCCTGCCAGAGGCGGAAGTCTTCGGTATCAGCGCCCTGAAAGGACAGGCCCTGGATGAATTAAAGTGGGCCCTCCTTAAGGCAGTCAAGCCGCAAGGGGAGAGCGAAAAGGATGAACCCTATGACCCAGTATCGGAAAATCGTCACTCAAGCTCGCCGGGTGGTGCTTAA
- a CDS encoding M48 family metalloprotease: MPSRARKFQPTIVLLILTCLILLFLPHPASGLTYDEERELGQKFFDYIRKNMKLINDPDIVSYINGLGRKILKGAGPQPFEYRFFVIDQEAVNAFAAPAGYVFINTGLIMAFKSEGELAATLAHEIAHVTSRHIAERLLQSQKLTLATLGAIMAGIFIGGQVGPAIVIGSTAASMQMALKYSRADEAEADHKALEYLIQAGYNPKFLPESFHALLRTQWQAPSDIPTYLSTHPSLAERISSVEIMVASHREYGKVKGRGDERAFEAAKAKIMARYGDQLRAYNYFQDLLKQDLTTGLAHYGLALLYQKQQKIDLAVREFKLALKEEPANAEILTDLGALLFQNGDYQGALDALGQAIILKPQSIRPLFFLARTYQEQGRLEQSKELFLRLLVQEPNHAQGFYNLGLVYGRLNDFAKAHLNTGLYFKVTDKPSKALYHLNKAREYASAESPQLKQRIEQAIEEIKGEKKRRAKHPNNSSQTGRKRF; the protein is encoded by the coding sequence ATGCCTTCTCGGGCCAGAAAATTTCAGCCGACAATAGTCCTCCTCATCCTGACCTGCCTGATCCTTCTCTTTCTACCTCACCCGGCATCCGGCCTTACCTATGATGAAGAACGGGAACTAGGCCAGAAGTTTTTTGATTACATAAGAAAAAATATGAAGCTCATTAACGACCCGGACATTGTAAGCTACATCAATGGATTGGGTCGCAAGATACTGAAAGGAGCCGGGCCTCAACCTTTTGAGTATCGGTTTTTCGTCATTGATCAGGAGGCTGTCAATGCCTTTGCCGCCCCGGCCGGATACGTCTTCATCAATACCGGTCTAATTATGGCCTTTAAATCCGAGGGAGAGCTGGCCGCCACCCTGGCCCACGAAATCGCCCATGTGACCAGCCGCCACATAGCCGAACGCCTGCTGCAATCCCAGAAGCTTACCCTGGCCACCTTAGGCGCAATCATGGCCGGTATATTCATCGGCGGTCAGGTCGGCCCGGCCATAGTCATCGGTTCGACTGCCGCGAGCATGCAGATGGCATTGAAATACAGCCGGGCGGATGAGGCCGAAGCAGACCATAAGGCCCTGGAATACCTGATTCAGGCCGGGTATAACCCCAAGTTCCTGCCTGAATCCTTTCACGCCCTGCTGCGCACCCAGTGGCAGGCGCCTTCGGACATCCCGACGTACCTCAGCACCCACCCCTCGCTGGCCGAACGCATATCATCTGTGGAAATAATGGTGGCCTCTCACCGTGAATACGGAAAGGTCAAAGGCCGGGGAGACGAGCGAGCCTTTGAGGCGGCCAAGGCTAAAATCATGGCCCGGTACGGCGATCAGCTCCGCGCTTACAACTACTTCCAGGACCTGCTCAAGCAAGACCTGACCACCGGCCTGGCGCATTATGGCCTGGCACTGCTTTATCAGAAACAGCAAAAAATTGATCTGGCTGTCCGTGAATTTAAGCTGGCCTTGAAGGAAGAACCGGCCAATGCGGAGATTCTGACGGACCTTGGGGCCCTGCTTTTCCAAAACGGAGACTACCAGGGCGCCCTGGATGCTCTAGGCCAGGCCATCATCCTGAAGCCTCAATCCATCCGTCCCCTTTTTTTTCTGGCGCGTACCTATCAGGAACAGGGACGCCTTGAGCAGTCCAAGGAACTCTTCCTCAGGTTGCTGGTCCAGGAGCCCAATCATGCGCAGGGCTTTTATAACCTTGGCTTGGTATACGGCCGCCTCAATGATTTCGCCAAGGCACATTTGAATACCGGCCTTTATTTCAAGGTCACAGACAAACCCTCCAAGGCCCTTTATCATCTCAATAAAGCCCGGGAATACGCCTCAGCAGAGTCACCGCAGCTCAAGCAGCGCATCGAGCAGGCCATTGAAGAAATCAAAGGTGAAAAAAAAAGAAGGGCTAAACATCCAAACAATTCTTCACAAACTGGTCGGAAGAGATTTTAG
- the rsfS gene encoding ribosome silencing factor, with the protein MNDSTRNKAELIIAAARETKAFDPVLLKVDQISSIADYFFICSGRSSRQVQAIAGHILEEVKKKGGHVPLGAEGKSEGRWVLIDFGEVIVHVFYHSVREFYDLEGLWVEAESIELNQEKRNERQSASSLADQDD; encoded by the coding sequence GTGAATGACTCCACCCGTAACAAGGCCGAGCTTATCATTGCCGCGGCCAGGGAGACCAAGGCCTTTGATCCGGTTTTACTGAAAGTTGATCAAATTTCCTCGATCGCCGATTACTTCTTCATCTGCTCCGGCCGCTCCAGCCGTCAGGTCCAGGCCATTGCGGGTCATATCCTCGAAGAGGTCAAAAAAAAAGGCGGCCATGTTCCGCTCGGCGCAGAAGGCAAGTCAGAAGGCCGCTGGGTCCTGATTGACTTTGGAGAGGTCATCGTTCATGTCTTCTACCACTCAGTTCGTGAATTCTATGACCTGGAAGGACTGTGGGTCGAGGCTGAATCCATAGAGCTGAACCAGGAAAAAAGGAATGAGCGCCAGTCCGCTTCATCCCTGGCTGACCAGGATGATTGA
- the rpmA gene encoding 50S ribosomal protein L27, translating into MAHKKSGGSSRNGRDSIGQRLGVKRFGGQQVKAGNILVRQVGTKFHPGQNVGMGRDYTLFALTDGEVAFEHLGKTRKKVSVYPAPA; encoded by the coding sequence ATGGCCCATAAAAAATCAGGCGGCAGCTCCCGAAACGGACGTGACAGTATCGGCCAGAGGCTTGGAGTCAAACGCTTCGGCGGACAGCAAGTCAAGGCCGGAAATATCCTTGTGCGCCAGGTCGGAACAAAGTTCCACCCAGGCCAAAACGTCGGAATGGGGCGGGATTACACACTTTTCGCGCTCACTGACGGCGAGGTGGCTTTCGAACACCTGGGCAAAACTCGTAAAAAGGTCAGTGTTTACCCCGCGCCAGCTTAG
- a CDS encoding glutamate-5-semialdehyde dehydrogenase: MSIDELVRDLATRARAASRQLAQLDTNIKNKALLTMADYLLDQADPIQSANEKDIEAARQEGLSPAMIDRLTLTDGVMESMAQGLKEVAALPDPVGEVTSMWKRPNGLEVGRVRIPLGVIGFIYESRPNVTIDAAGLCLKSGNAVILRGGSEALNSNLAIASVVKQALEVAAVPSAAVQVMPTADRQAINKLLALEEDIDLIIPRGGEGLIRFVAENSRIPVLKHYKGVCHLFVDQSADLDMAVKICLNSKVQRPGVCNALETLLVHDLVADGFLPGAAEVLEEAGVELRCCPECLKRLPGRTAAVESDWPAEYLDLILAVKVVSGMDEALDHIATYGSQHTDAIVTSDYSRARRFLAEVDSSVVLVNASTRFNDGGELGLGAEIGVSTSKLHAFGPMGLNELTTTKFVVFGEGQIRT, encoded by the coding sequence GTGAGCATTGATGAGCTGGTGCGTGACCTGGCGACCAGGGCCCGGGCTGCCTCCCGGCAGCTGGCGCAGCTGGATACGAACATCAAGAACAAGGCCTTGTTGACCATGGCCGACTACCTCCTGGATCAGGCCGACCCCATTCAGTCCGCCAATGAAAAGGACATTGAGGCCGCCCGCCAGGAGGGGCTTTCCCCGGCCATGATTGACCGCCTGACACTCACGGACGGGGTCATGGAATCCATGGCTCAAGGCTTGAAAGAGGTAGCAGCCCTGCCCGACCCGGTGGGTGAGGTCACCAGCATGTGGAAGCGGCCCAATGGGCTTGAAGTCGGCCGCGTGCGCATCCCCTTGGGTGTAATCGGCTTCATTTACGAGTCCCGGCCCAACGTAACCATTGACGCCGCCGGGCTCTGCCTTAAATCAGGCAACGCCGTCATTTTACGGGGCGGCTCCGAAGCCCTCAACTCCAATCTGGCCATTGCCAGTGTGGTGAAGCAGGCGCTTGAAGTCGCGGCCGTGCCTTCAGCCGCGGTGCAGGTGATGCCCACGGCCGACCGGCAGGCGATCAATAAACTGCTTGCCTTAGAAGAAGATATTGACTTGATCATCCCTCGGGGTGGGGAGGGGCTGATTCGTTTCGTTGCCGAGAACTCACGCATTCCGGTCCTCAAACATTACAAGGGCGTCTGCCATCTTTTTGTGGATCAGTCAGCCGATCTGGACATGGCCGTTAAGATCTGTTTGAATTCCAAGGTTCAGCGACCCGGCGTCTGTAACGCCCTGGAGACCCTGCTTGTTCATGACCTGGTGGCGGATGGCTTTCTGCCTGGGGCTGCGGAAGTCCTGGAGGAGGCCGGTGTTGAACTCAGGTGTTGTCCCGAGTGTCTCAAGCGTCTGCCCGGGCGGACCGCGGCGGTTGAGTCGGACTGGCCGGCTGAATACCTGGATCTGATCCTGGCGGTCAAGGTTGTTTCCGGGATGGACGAGGCCCTTGATCATATTGCCACTTACGGCTCACAGCACACCGATGCCATTGTCACCTCGGATTACAGTCGTGCCCGTCGTTTCCTGGCCGAAGTGGATTCCTCAGTGGTTCTGGTCAATGCCTCCACCAGGTTCAATGACGGCGGCGAGCTGGGCTTGGGGGCTGAAATAGGCGTCAGCACCTCGAAACTCCACGCCTTCGGACCCATGGGCCTGAACGAGCTCACCACGACCAAGTTCGTTGTATTCGGCGAGGGACAGATCAGGACTTGA